GTTTTTTATGACAACAGCGCAAATACTGGCACGTTTACGGGATATATGCGCCATGCAGCTATCTGAAAAACGGCTGGGGGAAGCTTTGCGAAAAGCCGGGTTCAAACGGATACAGAAACGTATCGACAAACAGACCTATTCGGTATATGGGTACAGGATAAAGCCTGTTCCGGCATCCTGTACAAACCACGATTACGGTTAGCACGGTCATTTTACGATTGGTTATTACTGCAATGCAGTAACTGCCATAGTAAGATATATTTCTATTTTACATACTGTATATCAGATATTTAACAATGATGCAGTAAGCAGTAAGATAAAACCGCAAACTTTTGGAAAAGTTTGGAAAAAGAAAAAACGCAGGAATTATCAGGGGTATATTTCTATCTTCTTTTTAAGAAATAACTTACTTATCTTACTGCATAAGAGATAATCCGCTGAAAGAAAAAGAATTATGCGCAGAAACATGGTCGTTTTTCTTCTTACTGACTTCTTACTGTGCTACTGCAATTTATCAACACCCAAAAAATAAAGATTATGACCTACAAGGAAGCCAACAATATCAGTATCAAGGATTACCTGAACTCTTTGGGAATCCAGCCCGTCACGGAAAAAGGAAGTTACGGGATGTACCGCAGCCCCTTACGGGAGGACAATACGCCAAGTTTCAAGGTGGATTATAACGCCAATCTATGGTGTGACTACGGAACTGGTGAGGGTGGGACGCTCATCGACCTTGTGATGAAGCGGAACGGGTGCAACGCCTACGGTGCTATCTGCCGGCTGGAACAGGGTGACACCACCTCTTTTTCCTTTCACGGGAAAGACCTGCCCGAAAGGGGAACGAAAAGGCAAGCTGCCAGCCCGATAGAGATACGCAGAATACAGTCGTTACAGAATCCGGCACTCATGCGCTACTTACAGGAAAGGGGGATTTCTCCCGGAACGGCATCCCCATACGTGCAGGAAATGTATTACCGCATCGCTGGCAAGCCTTATTTTGCACTGGCATTCAGGAATGATTCAGGAGGTTACGAGCTTCGCAATCCCCGTTTCAAGGGCAGCACATCGAAAGACATCACCCATATAAGGCAACAGGGAGAGCCGAGAGATACCTGTTTCGTGTTCGAGGGCTTTTGGGATTTCCTCTCGTTCCTCACTTTCCGGCAACAGAAAAGCCCGGATATGCCCTGTACCGACTGGCAGGACTACGTTATTCTGAACTCCACCGCCAACACGGATAAAGCCTTATATCCGTTGGCTGGTTACGGGCATATACATTGTATGCTTGACAATGACGAGGCAGGCAGGAAAGCGGTTGAAGCCATAAGGCAGGAATACAAATGGCGTGTACGTGACGTATCACACCTGTACAGCGGTCACAATGACCTGAACGACTATCTGCGTAGCCTTAAAGTGAAACAATCCCAAGACTTGACAGTTGCCGACAAGCCCCAGTTGGAGCAGGATAACAGACAAAATCCGGGTGAAAAAAGAAAAAAAGGGCTAAGGATGTGACCTGCAAGACTGGCGGCATGAACAGACGGCAGGCTATATGATTAGGGAGAGCAAGGTTATGTTTCGGTTTACCGAAACACCTTTCTTTGCTTGACAGCAAAGAAAATTTCTCCCGTTGGTCGCAATTTTTAAGATACCACCTAAAAGCAAAAACGTATGACAGAAATAAGGAACAAACCAGGAGGTCGCCCGGCAAAAAGCCGGATAGACAAGCAGAACCGAGTAGTCAGCACGAAGCTGACCGAGTTACAGTTCTACGCAATCAGGAAGCGAGCCACCGAAGCCGGGCTGCGTGTCAGCGAGTACGTCCGGCAGGCGGTTGTTTCGGCAGAGATGACGCCCCAGCTGAACAGGCAGGATGCGGACACCATCCGCAAACTGGCAGGCGAAGCCAACAACATCAACCAACTGGCACACCGGGCGAATGCCAGAGGTTTCGCACTGGTGGCGGTGGAACTGGTGAAACTCAAAAACAGGATTGTCGAAATCATAAACCAGTTGTCGGATGATTGGAAAAATAAAAAAGGGAAGCGGATTTAAAGGCTGCGTGAACTATGTACTCGGCAAGGAACGGGCTGCTTTGCTTCATGCGGAGGGAGTGTTGGCGGAAAGCAATCGGGACATCATACGCAGTTTCATACTGCA
This is a stretch of genomic DNA from Parabacteroides chongii. It encodes these proteins:
- a CDS encoding toprim domain-containing protein, with translation MTYKEANNISIKDYLNSLGIQPVTEKGSYGMYRSPLREDNTPSFKVDYNANLWCDYGTGEGGTLIDLVMKRNGCNAYGAICRLEQGDTTSFSFHGKDLPERGTKRQAASPIEIRRIQSLQNPALMRYLQERGISPGTASPYVQEMYYRIAGKPYFALAFRNDSGGYELRNPRFKGSTSKDITHIRQQGEPRDTCFVFEGFWDFLSFLTFRQQKSPDMPCTDWQDYVILNSTANTDKALYPLAGYGHIHCMLDNDEAGRKAVEAIRQEYKWRVRDVSHLYSGHNDLNDYLRSLKVKQSQDLTVADKPQLEQDNRQNPGEKRKKGLRM
- a CDS encoding MobC family plasmid mobilization relaxosome protein → MTEIRNKPGGRPAKSRIDKQNRVVSTKLTELQFYAIRKRATEAGLRVSEYVRQAVVSAEMTPQLNRQDADTIRKLAGEANNINQLAHRANARGFALVAVELVKLKNRIVEIINQLSDDWKNKKGKRI